A stretch of the Lytechinus variegatus isolate NC3 chromosome 5, Lvar_3.0, whole genome shotgun sequence genome encodes the following:
- the LOC121415383 gene encoding U3 small nucleolar ribonucleoprotein protein MPP10-like: MASRDCHLNGALQKFEKATKNPERYISSQPAHENALTSCTQTLFGLAASHAEANLNSSNPLSELITEGFDEEQIWQELELQNQPCLGTLVKHVSKAIAVRNRLHLQVPNAKSTLGVEDGDQDEESSDGDDEGDDEEDDEGEEDEGDADHDELMDSENEEENLSLTRTRKPKKASKDSDESDESDTNFDIDELHSRTKPKKKTSKTNALSEDKGGKGKASVVDDQFFRLEDMEKFLEMEDAKEAKRVRRMERKDGSDDDDDEEDDEDDEEEPVDFFEDASSDDEGFDDEDDEDDEDDVNITHKQDKKSTRDLMYGDFFAEPGAEMATKFSKKRKVRFEREDEEEEEIEEDGNEKNFEEESFEEADFEDADDELLADLRKASGTRNKDDLLLSGSESEGEDISDILGGQRKKGEDKSSFEKRQEKLRSKIKDLEQSNLAKKSWQLTGEVAGIKRPENSLLEENLEFDVRTRPAPVITEETTKNLESLIKQRVLDQAWDDVQRKAKPKEEVKEFKKRVTLDQEKSKMSLGEIYEQEYIKQTQQEAEEEKEDPLHKEIKESMDSLFIKLDALSNFHFAPKPIGPEVKIISNTPAISMEEVAPISVADSSLLAPEEIKDKEKGELKGKTERTSEDRNRDLRKKKQRQRARAKDRERKEKLVEKLNPGLGNKYSKKAAMERLEKSSKAPSSTTTIVKDMENTKGNLKSSKAFFSKLQEEVVSEVHGFKTKKKKKKVMSGTQLKL; the protein is encoded by the exons ATGGCGTCAAGAGACTGTCATTTAAATGGTGCTTTACAAAAGTTCGAAAAAGCTACGAAGAATCCAGAAAGATATATTAG TTCCCAACCAGCTCATGAAAACGCTCTGACATCATGCACCCAGACTTTGTTTGGACTGGCAGCGAGTCATGCAGAGGCAAATCTCAACTCTTCAAATCCGCTATCAGAGCTTATCACCGAAGGATTCGATGAGGAACAGATATGGCAGGAGCTCGAACTGCAGAATCAGCCTTGTCTTGGCACCCTTGTGAAGCATGTTTCTAAAGCAATTGCTGTAAGAAATAGACTTCATCTCCAAGTCCCCAATGCAAAAAGCACTCTTGGGGTTGAGGATGGAGATCAAGATGAGGAGAGTTCTGATGGTGACGATGAgggagatgatgaagaagatgatgaaggtGAAGAAGACGAAGGGGATGCAGATCATGATGAGCTGATGGATAGCgagaatgaagaagaaaatctTAGTTTAACAAGAACAAGAAAACCAAAGAAAGCCAGCAAAGACTCTGATGAAAGTGACGAGTCTGATACGAATTTCGACATTGATGAGTTGCACTCAAGAACTAAACCGAAAAAGAAAACTTCAAAGACAAATGCTTTGTCGGAGGACAAGGGTGGGAAGGGTAAAGCGTCGGTCGTTGATGATCAGTTTTTCAGACTTGAAGATATGGAGAAGTTCTTAGAGATGGAGGATGCAAAGGAAGCAAAGCGTGTGAGACGAATGGAAAGAAAAGATGGaagtgatgatgacgacgatgaggaagatgatgaagatgatgaggaggaaCCAGTGGACTTCTTTGAAGATGCTTCATCTGATGATGAGGGATTtgacgatgaggatgatgaagatgatgaagatgatgtcaACATTACACACAAACAG gATAAGAAGAGCACGCGTGACCTGATGTATGGGGACTTCTTTGCCGAGCCTGGTGCAGAGATGGCAACAAAATTCTCTAAGAAGAGGAAAGTACGTTTTGAAagggaagatgaagaagaagaagagattGAAGAAGATGGGAATGAAAAGAACTTTGAAGAAGAGAG TTTTGAAGAGGCAGACTTTGAAGATGCCGATGATGAGCTGCTTGCTGACCTCCGGAAGGCATCAGGAACCAGGAATAAGGATGATCTACTCCTGAGCGGCAGTGAGAGTGAAGGAGAGGATATCTCGGACATCCTTGGTGGTCAGAGAAAGAAGGGAGAGGACAAGTCGTCTTTCGAGAAGCGCCAGGAAAAG CTCCGTAGCAAGATTAAGGACTTGGAACAGTCTAATTTGGCGAAGAAATCTTGGCAGCTGACTGGAGAGGTTGCTGGGATCAAACGACCTGAGAACAGCCTCCTTGAAGAAAACCTGGAATTTGACGTCAGAACAAGACCAG CTCCCGTGATCACCGAGGAGACCACCAAGAATTTAGAGTCTTTGATCAAGCAACGCGTCCTAGACCAGGCCTGGGATGATGTCCAGAGGAAGGCCAAGCCTAAAGAGGAGGTcaaggaattcaagaagaggGTGACCTTAGACCAGGAGAAGAGCAAGATGAGTCTAGGAGAGATCTATGAACAGGAATACATCAAACAGACTCAG cAAGAAGCtgaagaggaaaaggaagatcCATTGCACAAGGAGATCAAGGAATCCATGGATTCACTCTTCATCAAACTGGATGCCCTTTCAAACTTCCACTTTGCTCCTAAACCAATCGGTCCCGAGGTCAAGATCATCTCCAACACTCCAGCCATCTCCATGGAGGAGGTTGCACCAATCAGTGTCGCTGATTCCTCCTTGCTGGCTCCAGAAGAGATCAAG GACAAGGAGAAGGGCGAGCTGAAGGGTAAGACAGAGAGGACGTCAGAGGATCGGAACAGAGATCTACGTAAGAAGAAGCAGAGGCAGCGAGCCAGGGCCAAGGACAGGGAAAGGAAGGAGAAGCTGGTTGAGAAATTAAATCCAGGGCTTGGTAACAAGTACAGCAAGAAGGCTGCAATGGAAAGACTGGAAAAGAGTAGCAAAGCGCCATCTAGTACCACTACAATTGTAAAG gatatgGAGAATACCAAAGGAAATCTCAAATCTTCCAAGGCATTCTTCAGTAAGCTCCAAGAGGAAGTAGTCTCAGAGGTCCATGGATTCAagaccaagaaaaagaaaaagaaggtcATGTCAGGAACACAACTCAAATTGTAA